Proteins from a single region of Anastrepha ludens isolate Willacy chromosome 5, idAnaLude1.1, whole genome shotgun sequence:
- the LOC128863789 gene encoding stress-induced-phosphoprotein 1 — translation MDKAKLLLDLQVNELKEKGNRALNANNFDEAIAAYTEAISLDNKNHVLYSNRSAAYAKANQFEKALEDAEQTIALNPTWWKGYSRKGAAEAGLLRFRAAMQSYQDGLKYDPSNAALIQGAEEITSLLIQNVTSNFNTPMDVDPQPHTAEPKKSEPPKPTEPNVDEMNEEERKKYLAKKEKEAGNAAYKKKDFDTALKHYHAALEEDPTDITFHNNIAAVYFERKQYDECIKECEKGIEVGRANRADFKLIAKAFARIGNSYRKLEDYKKAKVYFEKAMSEHRTPEIKTSLSEVEAKIKEEERRAYINPELAEDEKEKGNELFKKGDYSGAVKHYSEAIKRNPDDPKLYSNRAACYTKLAAFDLGLKDCETCIKLDDKFIKGYIRKGKILQGMQKSSKASAAYLKALEIDPQNAEAIEGYRQCSISYQRSPEDVMKNALGDPEVQQILKDPAMRVILDQMQTDPKAAKEHLQNPAIADKIMKLIEAGIVQIH, via the exons ATGGATAAGGCGAAATTATTACTTGACTTGCag GTGAATGAACTCAAGGAAAAAGGAAATCGAGCACTTAACGCTAACAACTTTGATGAAGCTATCGCAGCTTACACTGAAGCTATATCTTTAGATAATAAGAATCATGTGTTATACAGCAATAGATCAGCCGCATACGCGAAGGCTAATCAATTTGAAAAAGCTCTAGAGGATGCGGAACAAACAATAGCCTTGAACCCAACATGGTGGAAAGGTTATTCGCGTAAAGGAGCTGCGGAAGCGGGGTTGCTAAGATTCCGTGCCGCTATGCAATCATACCAAGATG GCTTAAAGTACGACCCGTCAAATGCTGCATTGATTCAAGGAGCTGAAGAAATTACCAGCTTATTGATACAAAATGTAACATCAAATTTTAACACACCAATGGATGTGGATCCCCAACCCCATACAGCAGAACCCAAAAAGTCTGAACCCCCGAAGCCAACGGAGCCCAATGTAGATGAGATGAACGAGGAAGAACGTAAAAAGTACTTGGCTAAGAAGGAGAAAGAGGCCGGCAACGCCGCCTACAAGAAGAAAGATTTCGACACGGCACTAAAGCATTATCATGCGGCATTGGAAGAGGATCCAACTGATATAACGTTTCACAACAATATCGCTGCCGTGTATTTCGAGCGTAAGCAATACGACGAATGTATAAAAGAATGTGAGAAGGGCATTGAAGTCGGTCGGGCAAATCGTGCGGATttcaaattaattgcaaaagCATTTGCCCGTATAGGTAATTCGTATCGTAAACTGGAAGACTATAAGAAGGCGAAAGTGTACTTCGAGAAAGCAATGTCTGAACACCGTACGCCTGAGATTAAAACTTCCCTCAGCGAGGTTGAAGCTAAgattaaagaagaagaaagacgCGCTTATATAAATCCCGAATTGGCCGAGGATGAAAAGGAAAAAGGCAATGAACTCTTCAAGAAGGGGGATTATAGTGGTGCCGTAAAACATTACTCTGAGGCAATCAAACGCAATCCTGACGATCCCAAGTTGTACAGCAATCGTGCCGCATGTTACACCAAGTTGGCCGCTTTCGATCTGGGCCTGAAAGATTGTGAAACTTGCATTAAATTGGATGATAAGTTCATTAAGGGTTATATTCGAAAGGGAAAAATTTTGCAG GGTATGCAAAAATCGTCAAAAGCTTCGGCTGCATACCTTAAAGCGTTGGAAATCGATCCGCAAAATGCCGAAGCGATTGAAGGATATCGTCAATGCTCGATATCTTATCAGCGCAGTCCAGAAGACGTGATGAAGAATGCATTGGGTGATCCAGAAGTGCAACAGATTCTTAAGGATCCAGCTATGCGTGTCATACTGGATCAAATGCAGACGGATCCTAAAGCAGCTAAAGA GCATCTGCAAAACCCAGCTATAGCTGATAAAATAATGAAGCTTATCGAGGCGGGTATCGTTCAAATTCACTGA
- the LOC128865404 gene encoding collagen alpha-5(IV) chain → MKLPRGRQGLLGGGAQRRITNTYLWSLIFAIYLITFVRNDYSFADAKESNKNCNNTVCDCRGLKGRPGAIGPKGYPGIEGPPGDVGPLGPFGRRGEFGDPGEYGEQGEKGHRGDIGELGLSGRPGLTGFPGEDGPKGISGIDGCDGKPGLQGSPGFPGENGRRGPMGKPGPAGPTGDAGEGGINSKGTKGNRGERGPDGVDGQPGYIGMKGYKGDIGYPGIEGSKGEIGIKGYKGEMAEPANLQLFAQGEQGEKGEPGDGEESEWNFGKVIKGYKGDSGPNGWPGTVGAPGEPGDVGPTGMPGVRGDGGEPGERGKPGKPGEPGFPGEKGFKGAPGYNGLDGQDGFKGEHGDDGFDGIPGIQGPTGPPGIYDPNLDKSFPGPQGPQGDIGPPGNPGLSGIPGGPGRRGPMGPPGPPGDIGLDGAAGRRGDTIKGDDGDYGYLGPPGPMGAPGNPGLVGRPGQRGQPGLNLRGPKGFAGQVGLAASDGYRGDRGEVGLPGDKGEPGDGLNIIGPPGSDGPPGIRGQPGLNGTPGWPGLVGDKGVRGDDCGICPAGPRGMKGLQGDAGYAGLHGSRGYIGLTGERGPKGWPGNPGPRGRKGIPGPPGANGDIGPPGPPGRPGYSYKIGNIQKPERGDQGDAGERGEQGATGERGVNGIPGLNGAKGETGLRGDFGDIGRPGRDGSPGRPGYEGKPGADASTPKLYLVGNSGRDGRFGERGEAGSEGPKGDKGEPNPGQIYDNKGEVGDKGYIGPAGEKGFKGEVGEEGIIGLPGDIGLPGPTIEGPVGAKGWPGLTGDYGQHGAPGNVGLDGLPGLDGLPGLKGLRGEPGRYVLPGEMGPGGNPGVRGEEGDIGFPGSPGPAGRPGVKGIKGSKGDDGAFGLQGLPGNKGQRGDYVVGYPGLEGAPGRDGRTAPHGRKGHKGEIGMPGPVGVQGAKGSIGFPGRRGRIGDQGRSGEPGQTGSPGWVGIPGEQGDRGDIGFDGRIGDMGPRGSFGNMGPKGQSGDFGPIGRAGVSGIPGRKGSLGDRGFPGRPGAKGNAAYSGIKGEVGEPGLMGPRGYDGLPGLKGERGPEGDTPVALDGVPGIKGETGIPGRFGLEGLAGLKGEQGEYGLMGLVGDKGDRGDEGLFGYRGRNGLPGRKGAIGLIGLTGAVGAKGDIGETGYPGTPGMIGDQGDVGLVGDAGAQGEQGDIGYPGRPGILLRGFAQRGDKGEQGFQGEQGPIGEQGPDGAPGYLGLKGERGDIGFAGAPGTDGYAGLKGQTGDKGYRGATGPIAVFIENGDEGEPGYDGFPGRPGRLGPKGAPGEQGEYGENGLIGVPGISIGGPKGQSGDAGYPGPPGRNGLYGTTGLKGERGNYGFQGERGEPGFAIRGRIGDVGDIGLMGAAGFDGLKGEQGIQGFDGRPGPAGFRGLRGPQGDAGWSGIDGLEGLEGAKGERGFTYDFSMAPPGDRGEPGLDGFKGEIGDIGEIGEIGSTGWRGLKGYQGEEGFMGAVGADGPQGERGMPGLEGLPGLQGVPGPQGPAGPPAPPPPLPKSRGFVFVRHSQSVRIPECPANTNKLWEGFSLAGNIGSSMAIGQDLGQSGSCMMRFTTMPYMFCDVNNVCNYAQNNDDSLWLSTAEPMPMNMAPIQSFDLMKFISRCVVCETTTRIIALHSQSMSIPDCPNGWEEMWTGYSYLMTTTDNTGGIGQNLVSPGSCLEDFRTNPVIECHGHGRCNYYDPLASFWLAVIEEYEQWVQPKQQTLKADQTSKVSRCTVCRRKNDSYIRRLSSVQVQATEFRRGPERVVPEPRVVPSPIRRPQQTPARNTYYRPNYRRPDPHGRPYNYAGQQYGGSRIRRPREDTYAP, encoded by the exons GAATCGaacaaaaattgcaacaacACAGTTTGTGATTGCAGAGGACTGAAGGGGCGCCCTGGTGCTATTGGTCCAAAAGGTTATCCGGGCATTGAGGGTCCACCCGGTGATGTGGGTCCGTTGGGGCCATTTGGACGTCGTGGTGAATTCGGCGATCCTGGCGAGTATGGTGAACAAGGCGAAAAAGGACATCGA GGTGACATAGGAGAGCTGGGGCTATCTGGTCGTCCTGGTCTGACG GGATTCCCTGGTGAGGATGGACCCAAGGGCATTAGTGGCATTGATGGTTGCGATGGCAAACCCGGTCTGCAGGGTTCACCTGGTTTTCCTGGCGAAAACGGTCGCCGTGGGCCAATGGGCAAGCCTGGCCCAGCAGGTCCCACCGGTGATGCCGGCGAAGGAGGTATCAACTCCAAGGGTACCAAAGGTAATCGTGGTGAACGCGGCCCTGATGGTGTAGACGGCCAACCTGGCTATATTGGCATGAAGGGTTACAAAGGTGATATCGGTTATCCTGGTATTGAAGGCTCAAAAGGTGAAATAGGTATAAAGGGTTATAAGGGAGAAATGGCAGAACCGGCGAATCTCCAGCTTTTTGCACAAGGTGAACAGGGCGAGAAGGGTGAACCTGGCGATGGCGAGGAGAGTGAATGGAATTTTGGCAAAGTCATAAAAGGTTATAAGGGTGACAGTGGTCCAAATGGCTGGCCAGGTACTGTTGGTGCTCCTGGTGAACCTGGCGATGTGGGTCCAACAGGAATGCCTGGCGTTCGTGGTGACGGTGGAGAACCGGGTGAGCGCGGAAAGCCTGGCAAACCTGGTGAGCCTGGTTTCCCTGGTGAAAAAGGTTTTAAAGGTGCACCGGGTTATAATGGTCTAGATGGCCAAGACGGTTTCAAAGGTGAACATGGTGATGATGGATTCGATGGGATTCCCGGTATTCAAGGTCCAACCGGCCCGCCTGGTATTTACGATCCTAATTTGGATAAATCTTTCCCCGGTCCTCAAGGTCCACAAGGTGACATTGGTCCACCGGGTAATCCGGGTTTATCTGGCATACCTGGCGGGCCAGGCCGCCGTGGGCCAATGGGTCCTCCCGGCCCCCCCGGTGACATAGGCTTGGATGGCGCAGCCGGTCGGCGTGGAGATACTATTAAAGGTGATGACGGTGATTATGGCTATTTAGGACCGCCTGGCCCTATGGGGGCTCCAGGCAATCCTGGCCTTGTGGGACGCCCTGGTCAAAGAGGACAACCTGGCTTAAATTTGAGAGGACCTAAAGGATTCGCTGGGCAGGTGGGTCTAGCTGCAAGTGATGGTTATCGCGGAGATCGTGGTGAAGTTGGACTACCTGGTGACAAAGGTGAACCTGGTGATGGTTTAAATATCATTGGGCCACCTGGATCTGACGGCCCACCAGGCATAAGAGGCCAACCTGGTCTGAATGGTACTCCCGGCTGGCCAGGCTTGGTTGGTGACAAGGGTGTGCGTGGTGATGATTGTGGAATATGCCCAGCTGGTCCACGTGGTATGAAAGGCCTTCAGGGTGATGCTGGATATGCTGGCCTTCACGGCTCGCGTGGCTACATCGGTTTGACAGGTGAACGTGGTCCCAAAGGTTGGCCTGGTAATCCCGGCCCGAGAGGCCGAAAAGGAATTCCAGGTCCTCCTGGCGCCAATGGTGATATAGGACCCCCTGGTCCTCCTGGCCGTCCAGGTTACTCTTATAAAATCGGCAACATCCAAAAACCTGAGAGAGGTGACCAAGGCGATGCTGGCGAACGGGGTGAACAAGGCGCTACTGGTGAGCGCGGAGTCAATGGTATACCCGGCCTGAACGGTGCAAAGGGTGAAACTGGCCTGAGAGGAGATTTTGGAGATATTGGTCGTCCTGGTAGAGATGGTTCACCAGGTAGACCTGGTTACGAGGGAAAACCTGGCGCAGATGCTTCAACGCCCAAGCTTTATTTAGTTGGTAATTCTGGAAGAGACGGTCGCTT tggtGAACGCGGTGAGGCAGGCAGTGAAGGGCCAAAAGGTGACAAAGGTGAACCGAATCCTGGCCAAATTTATGATAACAAAGGCGAAGTTGGTGATAAAGGATATATTGGCCCCGCTGGGGAAAAAGGTTTTAAGGGCGAAGTTGGTGAAGAAGGCATAATAGGATTACCAGGTGATATTGGCTTACCTGGTCCAACGATTGAAGGTCCTGTAGGTGCTAAAGGATGGCCTGGCTTGACCGGTGATTATGGGCAACACGGTGCTCCTGGAAATGTCGGCCTTGATGGATTACCCGGTCTCGATGGTTTACCTGGTCTAAAAGGACTGCGCGGTGAACCTGGGCGATATGTCTTGCCAGGTGAAATGGGTCCAGGCGGAAACCCAGGCGTTAGGGGTGAAGAAGGTGATATTGGATTCCCTGGTTCCCCTGGACCAGCTGGAAGACCTGGTGTCAAAGGCATTAAAGGTTCGAAAGGTGATGATGGAGCATTTGGGTTGCAAGGTTTGCCTGGTAATAAGGGTCAACGTGGTGATTATGTGGTCGGATATCCTGGCCTTGAGGGAGCTCCTGGCAGAGATGGCAGAACCGCACCGCATGGACGCAAGGGTCACAAAGGTGAGATTGGCATGCCAGGACCGGTAGGAGTGCAGGGTGCCAAGGGAAGCATTGGATTCCCAGGACGACGTGGTCGTATTGGTGACCAAGGTAGGTCTGGTGAACCTGGCCAAACCGGAAGCCCTGGCTGGGTTGGAATTCCTGGCGAACAAGGTGACCGCGGTGATATCGGTTTTGACGGAAGAATTGGAGACATGGGGCCACGTGGCTCTTTTGGAAACATGGGACCAAAAG gCCAGTCTGGTGATTTTGGACCGATTGGTCGTGCTGGAGTATCCGGTATTCCCGGACGTAAAGGTTCGTTGGGTGATCGAGGTTTTCCCGGGCGTCCTGGTGCTAAAGGCAATGCAGCATATAGTGGCATTAAAGGTGAAGTCGGTGAACCAGGTCTGATGGGACCACGAGGTTATGATGGATTACCCGGATTGAAGGGTGAACGGGGTCCTGAGGGCGATACACCAGTAGCTTTAGATGGAGTACCTGGCATAAAAGGAGAAACGGGTATTCCTGGACGTTTTGGCTTGGAAGGCTTAGCAGGTCTCAAAGGCGAACAAGGTGAATACGGTTTAATGGGGCTTGTTGGGGATAAAGGCGATAGAGGAGACGAAGGATTGTTTGGTTACCGTGGTCGTAATGGCTTACCTGGCAGGAAAGGTGCTATTGGACTTATAGGATTAACTGGTGCTGTTGGGGCAAAGGGAGATATTGGTGAAACCGGCTATCCCGGTACTCCCGGTATGATAGGTGATCAAGGTGATGTTGGTCTGGTCGGAGATGCAGGTGCTCAAGGCGAACAGGGTGATATAGGTTATCCAGGTCGACCCGGTATATTGCTACGAGGTTTCGCTCAGAGAGGTGATAAAGGCGAACAAGGTTTCCAAGGCGAACAAGGTCCGATTGGTGAGCAAGGCCCTGACGGCGCACCTGGTTATTTAGGTCTGAAAGGCGAACGCGGCGATATTGGATTCGCTGGTGCACCAGGTACAGATGGATATGCTGGTCTCAAAGGACAAACAGGAGATAAAGGTTATAGGGGTGCCACTGGACCTATTGctgtatttattgaaaatggCGACGAAGGTGAGCCGGGATATGATGGCTTCCCCGGACGCCCTGGACGTTTGGGTCCTAAGGGAGCCCCTGGTGAACAAGGCGAATATGGAGAAAATGGCTTAATCGGAGTGCCAGGTATTTCTATTGGTGGGCCAAAAGGACAGAGTGGAGATGCAGGCTATCCTGGACCCCCAGGACGCAACGGTTTGTACGGCACAACTGGCCTTAAAGGAGAACGAGGCAATTACGGTTTCCAAGGCGAACGCGGTGAACCTGGTTTTGCTATTCGCGGCAGAATTGGTGACGTTGGTGACATCGGTCTGATGGGAGCGGCAGGTTTTGATGGACTAAAGGGTGAACAAGGTATACAAGGATTTGATGGACGTCCCGGTCCAGCTGGCTTCCGCGGTCTACGTGGACCACAGGGTGATGCCGGTTGGAGTGGCATTGATGGCCTGGAAGGTCTTGAGGGCGCCAAAGGTGAACGTGGTTTTACCTACGATTTTAGTATGGCCCCACCTGGTGATCGTGGTGAGCCAGGCCTTGATGGCTTTAAAGGTGAAATAGGCGACATCGGTGAGATTGGCGAAATTGGAAGTACAGGTTGGCGTGGTCTTAAAGGTTACCAGGGTGAAGAGGGATTCATGGGTGCTGTAGGAGCTGATGGTCCTCAAGGTGAACGAGGTATGCCTGGTCTAGAAGGACTACCTGGTTTGCAAGGAGTACCAGGACCACAGGGTCCAGCTGGTCCACctgcaccaccaccaccactgccAAAGAGTCGCGGATTTGTATTTGTGCGTCATTCACAATCGGTACGCATACCCGAGTGTCCGGCGAACACGAACAAGCTGTGGGAAGGCTTCTCGCTTGCAGGCAACATTGGTAGCAGCATGGCAATTGGACAAGACCTAGGGCAATCCGGTTCCTGCATGATGCGTTTCACGACAATGCCATACATGTTCTGCGACGTGAACAATGTGTGCAATTACGCGCAAAATAATGACGACAGCTTGTGGCTCTCCACGGCTGAACCTATGCCGATGAACATGGCGCCCATACAGTCTTTCGATCTGATGAAGTTCATTTCACG ttgtGTAGTCTGCGAAACGACCACGCGTATCATTGCGCTACATAGCCAAAGCATGAGTATACCGGACTGTCCGAATGGTTGGGAAGAAATGTGGACCGGTTACAGTTATTTGATG ACTACAACTGATAACACAGGTGGTATTGGTCAGAATTTAGTTTCGCCCGGTTCTTGCTTGGAAGACTTCCGCACCAATCCGGTCATTGAGTGTCATGGTCATGGACGCTGCAACTATTATGATCCACTCGCCTCCTTCTGGTTGGCTGTGATTGAAGAATACGAACAATGGGTGCAGCCGAAACAGCAAACATTAAAGGCCGACCAAACCAGCAAAGTCAGCCG cTGCACCGTTTGCCGGCGCAAGAACGATTCATATATCCGACGCCTCTCGTCGGTGCAAGTGCAGGCTACTGAGTTCCGTCGCGGTCCTGAGCGTGTTGTGCCCGAACCACGTGTCGTGCCATCGCCAATACGGCGACCCCAACAAACGCCGGCGAGGAACACCTACTATCGCCCGAACTACCGACGTCCCGACCCGCACGGTCGCCCCTACAACTATGCCGGGCAGCAGTATGGCGGCAGTCGCATACGGCGTCCACGTGAAGACACATACGCGCCATAA
- the LOC128865094 gene encoding protein PET117 homolog, mitochondrial: protein MSAGAKIALALSVGFSVSVIGYVHYKQSTDRARLHEGVVRDIERQQRRKTENTYLLQKQIDLTKQLKDMEASDKNSELNQNSNVQ from the exons ATGTCTGCTGGTGCTAAAATTGCTTTGGCCCTGTCCGTTGGGTTTTCAGTGAGCGTAATTGGTTATGTACATTACAAACAAAGCACTGACCG CGCGCGCCTGCACGAGGGTGTGGTACGCGATATTGAACGCCAGCAGCGTCGCAAAACTGAAAATACATACTTACTCCAAAAACAAATCGACCTCACTAAACAGCTTAAGGACATGGAAGCGTCAGATAAAAATTCCGAATTAAATCAGAATTCCAACGTTCAATAA
- the LOC128864211 gene encoding thioredoxin reductase-like selenoprotein T homolog CG3887, whose amino-acid sequence MAIPVGRNLTFALCLFIGFILVGNINFGVDAAEKEIPATKFGQNVGGPTMTFLYCYSCGYRKAFEDYVNILTERYPQMTVHGANYDPPGFNMYISRIVFAAKILFIVVIVSSFDIFGTIGQQTPAWWRHLLDNKLYACMMVFFVGNMLEGQLVASGAFEITLNDVPVWSKLQTGRIPAPQELFQIIDNQLQFTEPIRENPDFVK is encoded by the exons ATGGCTATACCTGTGGGTAGAAATTTAACGTTTGCACTTTGCTTATTCATCGGTTTCATATTGGTGGggaatattaattttggtgtgGACGCAGCTGAAAAAGAGATACCCGCAACAAAGTTCGGTCAAAATGTTGGTGGACCTACAATGACATTTTTATATTG CTACTCATGTGGTTATCGCAAGGCGTTTGAGGATTACGTGAACATACTTACGGAGAGGTATCCACAAATGACAGTGCACGGTGCCAACTATGATCCGCCCGGTTTCAACATGTACATTTCACGTATTGTTTTCGCCGCAAAAATTCTGTTCATCGTAGTAATTGTCTCTTCGTTTGATATATTCGGCACCATTGGTCAACAAACGCCTGCTTGGTGGCGGCATTTGTTGGACAATAAATTGTACGCCTGTATGATGGTATTTTTCGTGGGAAACATGCTCGAGGGCCAG CTTGTTGCCTCCGGAGCTTTTGAAATAACACTCAATGATGTTCCCGTGTGGTCGAAATTACAAACTGGGCGCATACCTGCACCTCAAGAACTCTTTCAGATCATCGACAATCAACTTCAGTTCACAGAACCCATTCGGGAGAATCCAGACTttgttaaataa
- the LOC128865093 gene encoding splicing factor U2af 38 kDa subunit yields the protein MAEYLASIFGTEKDKVNCSFYFKIGACRHGDRCSRIHNKPTFSQTVLLQNLYVNPQNSAKSADGSHLVANVSDEEMQEHYDNFFEDVFVECEDKYGEIEEMNVCDNLGDHLVGNVYIKFRHEQDAEKAANDLNNRWFGGRPVYSELSPVTDFREACCRQYEMGECTRSGFCNFMHLKPISRELRRYLYSRRRRSRSRSRSPRRRRSRSRERRRSRSREGRGAGDGRKGRY from the exons ATGGCTGAGTATTTGGCGTCCATTTTCGGCACCGAGAAAGATAA AGTAAACTGTTcgttttactttaaaattggAGCATGCCGTCATGGGGACCGCTGCTCCCGTATTCACAATAAACCAACATTTTCTCAGACAGTGCTGCTACAGAATTTATATGTGAATCCGCAAAATTCAGCCAAATCAGCAGATGGCTCCCACTTGGTGGCTAATGTATCGGATGAAGAAATGCAAGAGCATTACGATAACTTTTTTGAAGATGTCTTTGTTGAATGTGAGGATAAGTATGGGGAGATTGAAGAGATGAACGTGTGCGATAATTTGGGTGACCACCTAGTTGGAAATGTGTATATCAAATTTCGTCACGAACAAGATGCAGAAAAGGCGGCGAATGATTTGAATAATCGCTGGTTTGGTGGTCGTCCGGTATACTCGGAATTGTCGCCGGTTACTGACTTTCGTGAAGCCTGCTGCCGTCAATACGAAATGGGTGAATGCACCAGGTCTGGATTTTGCAATTTCATGCACTTGAAACCAATTTCAAGAGAGTTACGGAG ATACTTGTACTCCAGACGTCGACGATCACGTTCTCGTTCCCGCTCACCACGTCGTCGTCGCTCTCGATCCCGTGAACGTCGCCGTTCCCGTAGTCGTGAGGGTCGCGGCGCTGGTGATGGCCGTAAAGGACGCTACTGA